The Gemmatimonadaceae bacterium genome contains the following window.
CAGGTTGGCCTGCCCGATCAGGTCGAGGGCGATGTTGGCGAGCGCGATGTCCTCCTCGAGGATCGGCCCGTGGCCGCACCATTCGGAGGTGCGATGGCCGAGCACGAGCCGATCGTCGGCGATGCGCAGGAGTGCCGGGAAGAGTGCCGCGTGCGGGGAACTCATCAGAACACCTTCACCCCTTTGGGCACCTTGTAGAACTGCGGATGCCGATACGCCTTGTCATTGGCGGGGTCGAAGAACGGCCCCATGTCCTCGGGCGTGGAGGCGGTGATGGCCGCGCTCGGCACCACCCAAAGGTTCACGGCTTCGTTGCGGCGCGCGTAGATGTCGCGCGCGTTCTGCAACGCGTGCTCGGCGTCCGTGGCATGCACGCTCCCCGCGTGCTGGTGCGGCTCGCCGTCCTTGCCCTGCGTAAACACTTCCCAGAGCGGCCAGTTGCG
Protein-coding sequences here:
- the paaB gene encoding 1,2-phenylacetyl-CoA epoxidase subunit PaaB codes for the protein MTPPADERNWPLWEVFTQGKDGEPHQHAGSVHATDAEHALQNARDIYARRNEAVNLWVVPSAAITASTPEDMGPFFDPANDKAYRHPQFYKVPKGVKVF